Genomic DNA from Streptomyces sp. PCS3-D2:
TTCTCCAGTCCCTTCGCCGGAGCCCACTCCACCGTCCGCAGATCCGTGACCCGGAACTCCCGCGGCCCGCCGGAGCGCTTGGCCTCCTCGGTCGTCCAGTTCCACTCCAGCGCGACCCGGTCACCGTCGAAGGTGACGGTCCCGTCACCCGCGCCCACCGCTATCGGCACGGTGGGACCGGGCAGCAGATAGCTCTCCGAGGGGCCCGGATCCACCTGCTCCAGCAGCAGGGCGTTGCGCACCGCGTCCACGAAGTACTCCGCGACCCCCGTCCGCTCCGGCTCCACGCTCAGCCGGAACGGGTCGGAGGACTCCGGCAGGCGCCCGCCCGTCACCTGGGTCAGCGGGTCGGCCCCCTCGCGCAGCCGCAGCCGGATCCGCCCCGCCTTGCGGCCCGGCTCGTAACTGATCCCCGCGAGTGCGCGCAACGGCACCACCACTTCGCCCAGGGTCTGCCGCAGCAGCCCCACCCCCTTGTCGCGGCCGGGCACGATGCGCACCGCGTCGCCGTCGAACGTCCAGGTTCCGTCCTTCTGGATGATTTCCGCCATTCGGCGATTCTCCCACCGTGCACGGCAGGCCAGTTGGCCTATACCTGGGCACATGAGAGTCCTGCGACGCGCGCTCGGCACCCTCCTCGTCCTCGGTGCCGTCTCCTGCACCGCCGCCCACGGCGACGACGCGAACGCCGGTGACGACCCGCCCGCGGCCCCCGCCCCCTTCGAACGGCTCCTGCCGGCACCGGTCTCCGCGCGCGCCGGGGGCCCCGGCTACCCCTTCGGGCCGGGCACGGTCGTGCGTACGGGGCCGGGCGCGGACGAGGAGGTCCGCCGGGTGGGCCGGCTCCTCGCGGAGCAGCTGCGCGGGCCGAGCGGGCTGCCGCTGCCGGTGATCGACGGGGTGCGCGGGAACGGCATCCGGCTCAGGATCGACGCGGAGGCCGAGGGGGTCGGCCGGGAGGGGTACCGGCTGACGTCCGGGCCGACCGGGGTCGACCTCGTGGCGCGGACCCCGGCCGGACTCTTCCGGGCGGGCCAGACCCTGCGCCAGCTGGTGCCGGTGGCCGGGCCCGGGACGGTACCGGGCGGCACCGTCACCGACCGGCCGCGCTTCGCCTACCGGGGGGCCATGGTCGACATCGCACGTCACTTCTTCACCGTGGAACAGGTGAAGCGGTACGTGGACCAGCTCGCCCAGTACAAGATCAATGCACTCCACGTGCACCTCACCGACGACCAGGGGTGGCGCCTGGCGATCGACTCCTGGCCCCGGCTGGCGCAGTACGGGGGCGCCGGCGAGGTCGGCGGCGGGCCCGGCGGCCACTGGACGAAGGCCGAGTACCGCGAGCTGGTGGCGTACGCGGGCGAGCGGTACGTGGACGTGGTCCCCGAGATCGACATGCCCGGGCACACCAACGCGGCGCTGGCCTCCTACGCCGAGCTGAACTGCGACGGGAAGGCACCGCCCCGCTACACCGGGACCAAGGTCGGCTTCAGCTCGCTGTGCGTCGGCGCGGAGCGGACGTACGCGTTCGTCGAGGACGTGCTCGGGGAGCTGGCGGAGCTGACCCCCGGCCGGTACCTGCACATCGGGGGCGACGAGGCGCACGCCACGCCGGCGGCGGACTACGCGGCCTTCATGGACCGGGCGCAGGAGGTGGTGGGCCGCCACGGCAAGACGGTGGTGGCCTGGCACCAACTGGCCTCGGCACGCCCGGCGGCGGGCGCGGTCCTGCAGTACTGGGGCCACGACAGGACCCCGGCGGCGGACCGGTCGGCGGTGGCGGCGGCCGCGAGGGCCGGGCACCCGCTGATCCTGTCACCGGCCGACCGGGTGTACCTGGACATGAAGTACGGGGCGCAAACGGGGCCGGGGCTGGCCTGGGCGGGCCACGTCCCGGTGGCGCGGTCGTACTCCTGGGACCCGGGGGCCTATCTGGCCGGGGTGCCGGAGTCGGCGGTGCTCGGGGTGGAGGCCCCGCTGTGGACGGAGAACGTCGCGACGCGGGCCGAGTGGGAGCTGATGGCGTTCCCGCGGGTGCTGGGCCTGGCGGAGCTGGGCTGGTCCCCGGCGGCCGCCCTGGACTGGACGGCGTACAGCCGCCGCCTCGCCGCCCAGGCCCCCCGTCTGGACGCCCAGGACATCGGGTACTTCCGGGCCCCGGACGTGCCCTGGACGCGCTGACGGGCGGGGCCCGCGCACCGCGGTCCGCGGCTCAGAACCGCTGCTGCTCCGCGTCGGGCGGCAGCAGGCAGGGGGTGTCCACCGACAGGCTCCAGACGTCGTCGCCGACATCGCTCGCGGAGACGTACTGCCTGTCCCGCGGGTGGGTGGCCTGGAGCCCGTAGGCACCGCGCTCCCGCCCCGGCCCCTCCTGGTAGCCCGCGATCTCGAAGCCCTGCTTCGTGAGCTCGTCCCGAAGCGCCCTCGCGGCCTCGGCGTACCGGTCCCGGGGAAGCTTGGCGCGGGCGTTGAACATCAGCATGAAGCGGCCGTCATCAGCGCTCTCGCCGTTCTTGCCGGTGCAGTTGTGGAAGTTCGCCTCGGGCGTGCCCGGGATGATCTCGGACCCTGCCGTACGGGCCATGGATTCCACCCAGTGCTGTGCCCAGGCCTGTGCCTTGTCCTTGCTCATCCGGGGGAGCGGGTCGTTGACCCCGTTGTCGGACATGCAGCCTCCGAGCAGCACTGTGAGGGCGAGGGCGAGGGAAGCCCTGACGGTCCTGGACATCGTTCGCGGTCTCCTTGGGGTCAGTTCGACGGCCCGGGCCGCGGCTTCAGCCCCGCGACGATGCGGCCCTGGTTGTCCAGGCTCCGGCTGCCTTCGTCCCAGTAGCCGCTGTGTCCTTCGGTGTCGACGTGCATTCGCTGTGCGCCGAAGGCGGGGTCCTTGGGGTCTTCACCCAGGGTGGCGCCCGAGGTCCAGTTCGAGACCAGGTCGTCCGGAGCGGCTCCCACCCACAGGTGCCGCGGGTTCACGTGCAGCTGGTTCGCCCGCTCCACGGTGAGACCGGGGCTGCCGACCACCACCACGTCGTCCGCGTCCAGCCCGCGGCCCCCCGCGTCCGCGGCGCCGGTCATGGTGGACCCGTAGCTGTGGCCGATGACGGTCAGGTGGGTGCGTTCGCCCTGGTGGGCGGCGCGCAGGCCGTGGGTGAAGTCCCGCAGGTCCTGCTCTCCCGCATGCGCCCTGCCCGGTGTGGCGACGCTGCCGTCGATCTCGGGGGCGTCGTAGTCCATCCAGCTGACGACGGCGACCTCCTCACCGGGGGCGACCGATTTGCGCGCGGCGTCCTGCAGTTTTCCGATGCGGTCCAGTTGGCCGCCGTAGTTGTCCAACTGGTTGTCCGTTCCGGGCACGAGGACGGCGGTGTGCCGGGCTGTGTCGGGATTGCCCATGGCCACGATCGCGCGGCCGTCCTTCCCGGTGCCGTACCCGAGCAGGTACATCTGCTTGTTGGGCGGGCCGCTGTCCGTCTTCTCCAGCCGGTCCTTGAGGGCGGTCAGATTACGGTAGTTGTACCGGTCGTGGTAGCCGAGCGTGCCTTCCCGCAGGGCGTAGTCGTTCAGGCGCAGGTCCAGGGCGTTCCGGTTGGCCTCGTCGCGCACGGGCGCGGGCAGGCCGTCCAGCGCTCCGATCCGATCCGGGTAGGCGGCGAGGTAGAACTGCCGCTTTTCTTCGTCCAGGCCGGCCCACCAGTCCTTGGAGCGCTGGGGGTCCTTGCCGTCCGGGATGGCTTTCGGGTCGATGCCAGCGTATGCGGCGACGCGCGCCGCGTCTTCCTGGGCATGGGCGCCGCCGTAGCGCTTGTCGAGGTCGAAGGGGTCCAGTTGGTAGAGCGCGTCGGCCGCCGTCTGGCTGGCGGTCTCGGCCGCCGTGACCGCCGCTTCGATGCGTGCCCGGAAGCCCCCCAGCCCGGAGTTGGCCTCGCGTTGCAGGCCTGCGTAGTCGGGGTCGTTGTGGTACTTGGGGTCGACGGCCTGCTTCGGTTCGACCCATCCGTCGTCCTCCCGGACCTTGTGCCCGGCAGCTTCGGCGTCCGCGACCGCGTTGCGCAGATCGCGCTGGGCCTCGCGCATCTTGGTGCCGAGTGCCTGGAGGATCGTGGCGATCAGGCGGGCGTTCACCTCGGCTGTACCGAGCTTCGTCTCGGTGGCCTCCATGGCGGCGAATCCGTAGTGGGCGCTGACGCCGGCCCAGCCGGCCTTGTGCAGGGGTCCGGTGACCCGCTTGGCGCTGCCCCGCTGGGTGTCGTCGAAGGCTTTGGCGAGCTTCTTCCAGGAAGCGGTGGCGGCGTCCAGTTCGGCGAAGTCCTGGCGGAACAGCTGGGCGAAGAGTTCGGGCACGGTGGCAGGTCACCAGCCCCGGAACTTGGACAGGATCTCCTGTTCCATCACGTCAGTGCCGTTGGCCAGGCCCCGGAGGCCCTCCGCATGGTCGGCGAAGGTCTGCTGGAGGGTTTGCAGTGCGTTGCCCCAGCCCTTGCTCGCGCCGGTCATCCTGGCCCCGGCGGTCCAGGGAGCGAAGGAGGTGCCCGCGTCCGCGAGGTCGTCCAGAGCCTTGGCGAGTATCGGCCGCAGGTCTGTCACCAAGGTGTCCACCGCCCCGGCGGATGCGCGAAGTTCACCCTGCGAGATGTTCTGGTCCCACGTCATGGAACGCCCCCCGTGCCTCCTGCAACTGCGGAGATCGTATGCGCAAGCGAATCGATTCGCCAGCTCGTTCGGTATGCGGGGCGGCGTGAGGCGGGGCGGGGGCCGAGGGACCGTCTCGGCGCCCGCCCCGCCCCGTGTGTCACCGCCG
This window encodes:
- a CDS encoding beta-N-acetylhexosaminidase, which gives rise to MRVLRRALGTLLVLGAVSCTAAHGDDANAGDDPPAAPAPFERLLPAPVSARAGGPGYPFGPGTVVRTGPGADEEVRRVGRLLAEQLRGPSGLPLPVIDGVRGNGIRLRIDAEAEGVGREGYRLTSGPTGVDLVARTPAGLFRAGQTLRQLVPVAGPGTVPGGTVTDRPRFAYRGAMVDIARHFFTVEQVKRYVDQLAQYKINALHVHLTDDQGWRLAIDSWPRLAQYGGAGEVGGGPGGHWTKAEYRELVAYAGERYVDVVPEIDMPGHTNAALASYAELNCDGKAPPRYTGTKVGFSSLCVGAERTYAFVEDVLGELAELTPGRYLHIGGDEAHATPAADYAAFMDRAQEVVGRHGKTVVAWHQLASARPAAGAVLQYWGHDRTPAADRSAVAAAARAGHPLILSPADRVYLDMKYGAQTGPGLAWAGHVPVARSYSWDPGAYLAGVPESAVLGVEAPLWTENVATRAEWELMAFPRVLGLAELGWSPAAALDWTAYSRRLAAQAPRLDAQDIGYFRAPDVPWTR
- a CDS encoding DUF4429 domain-containing protein, whose amino-acid sequence is MAEIIQKDGTWTFDGDAVRIVPGRDKGVGLLRQTLGEVVVPLRALAGISYEPGRKAGRIRLRLREGADPLTQVTGGRLPESSDPFRLSVEPERTGVAEYFVDAVRNALLLEQVDPGPSESYLLPGPTVPIAVGAGDGTVTFDGDRVALEWNWTTEEAKRSGGPREFRVTDLRTVEWAPAKGLENGWLRFVLAGAAQSAAPKYDPYTVELFGFKKDPLMALVAAAVALRLPHPAAPVQDRAVEDAPPKELAAPAGGVAEDHDALLRRLRELGELHQTGVLTADEFAAAKQAVLRRF
- a CDS encoding alpha/beta hydrolase, encoding MPELFAQLFRQDFAELDAATASWKKLAKAFDDTQRGSAKRVTGPLHKAGWAGVSAHYGFAAMEATETKLGTAEVNARLIATILQALGTKMREAQRDLRNAVADAEAAGHKVREDDGWVEPKQAVDPKYHNDPDYAGLQREANSGLGGFRARIEAAVTAAETASQTAADALYQLDPFDLDKRYGGAHAQEDAARVAAYAGIDPKAIPDGKDPQRSKDWWAGLDEEKRQFYLAAYPDRIGALDGLPAPVRDEANRNALDLRLNDYALREGTLGYHDRYNYRNLTALKDRLEKTDSGPPNKQMYLLGYGTGKDGRAIVAMGNPDTARHTAVLVPGTDNQLDNYGGQLDRIGKLQDAARKSVAPGEEVAVVSWMDYDAPEIDGSVATPGRAHAGEQDLRDFTHGLRAAHQGERTHLTVIGHSYGSTMTGAADAGGRGLDADDVVVVGSPGLTVERANQLHVNPRHLWVGAAPDDLVSNWTSGATLGEDPKDPAFGAQRMHVDTEGHSGYWDEGSRSLDNQGRIVAGLKPRPGPSN